The genomic segment AAAAGGACAATATTGCATCCGTAAGTTTATTTTCAGGCGGTTTAGATTCTTTAATTGGAGTTATTGATAAATTGGAAGAGCTTAGTAATAATGAAAGAATACTCTTAGTCTCTCATTTTGATTCAAAATCTCCTGGTCCGAATGGAGACCAGAAAAAGTTATTGAAGCATTTAGTGGCTCAATATCCAAATAGAATATATTGGGTGCAATCAAAATTGGCATTATCAAGAAAAGACAGTGATGGAAATAGAGTAACCATTGAGAATAATTACCGCAGTCGTTCTCTATTTTTCATTGGTTTAGGTTGCTATCTATCTCCAATTGACGAATTAATAATACCTGAGAATGGTACAATCTCAATCAATTACCCTCTTACTCCATCAAGAGTAAGCTCTTTAAGTACACGAACAACTCATCCATATGTTTTAAAAAACACTCAAGAATTACTTGCAGATTTAGGGCTATTTACAAGAATACATAATCCTTATACATTTAAAACGAAAGGGGAAATGTTTATTGAATGTACGAATCAAAGGATTTTACAAAGCATTTTTCAAGATTCAGTTTCTTGTGGTAAAAGAGGTAGGAGACAAAATTGGCAAGTAAAAATTGGAGTTCAAGAGTGTGGAATTTGTATGCCTTGCATTTATAGAAGAGCCGCTTTAAACAAAGCAGGATTAGATAACGAAAATCATTATGGTAACTTTATTACTAAAGCTGATTCACGGAATTACAGTAATGATTTACCTGCATTAATCAATTATTTGAGAAAAAATATATCTTTGGAAAGAATGAAAAGAGATTTATTAGTGAACGGAAATATTGAAATTCATAATCTTACAGAATATGCAGAGATGGTATTAAGGTCTAAACAAGAAGTCTTGCAATTGTTTAATGATAAAGGGAACAGATTTGTAAAATCTGAGTTGGGAATTAGATGATTATTGATACACATTGCCATATAGATTTATATCCAAATCCAAGGAAAGTTCTGCAAGATTGTGTAAGGGCTGATATAACTGTATTAGCAATGACCAATCTGCCAAGCCATTTTGAAATGGGGTATTCCCATTTCCAATCATTAAAAAAGATACGATTGGCTTTAGGAATGCATCCCTTAATGGCTGACTCTCATAAAAAAGAGTTTGGTTTATTTAGAAAAAACATTAATAGAACATCATATATTGGAGAGGTTGGATTGGATTTTTCCAAAGAAGGTATTTTTACAAAAGATATTCAAATAGATACTTTTTCTAAAATACTTAAGATTATTTCAGGGCAAAAAAAAATATTGAGTATTCATTCCCGAA from the Sphingobacterium thalpophilum genome contains:
- the qatC gene encoding Qat anti-phage system QueC-like protein QatC; this translates as MRVNIVIDNADYGKFSDLQLCYIDNGVNRQVPLSFLGYERVFDFTSDFTSVKFDFFLVSAIVYGVDNLLSRAIYSNDGWTRDIEVEFPVNNLVIWSGREEKLKQILDFLTGDNWQISFREIEDVDLFQPRANRRKIPSYEKDNIASVSLFSGGLDSLIGVIDKLEELSNNERILLVSHFDSKSPGPNGDQKKLLKHLVAQYPNRIYWVQSKLALSRKDSDGNRVTIENNYRSRSLFFIGLGCYLSPIDELIIPENGTISINYPLTPSRVSSLSTRTTHPYVLKNTQELLADLGLFTRIHNPYTFKTKGEMFIECTNQRILQSIFQDSVSCGKRGRRQNWQVKIGVQECGICMPCIYRRAALNKAGLDNENHYGNFITKADSRNYSNDLPALINYLRKNISLERMKRDLLVNGNIEIHNLTEYAEMVLRSKQEVLQLFNDKGNRFVKSELGIR
- the qatD gene encoding Qat anti-phage system TatD family nuclease QatD, whose translation is MIIDTHCHIDLYPNPRKVLQDCVRADITVLAMTNLPSHFEMGYSHFQSLKKIRLALGMHPLMADSHKKEFGLFRKNINRTSYIGEVGLDFSKEGIFTKDIQIDTFSKILKIISGQKKILSIHSRKAEKEVLDLLIENNIQSAIFHWYSGGVNLIDSIAKAGYFFSINPAMIKSISGRKIISKLPKHLVLTETDGPFINENDYPIKPGQVNTVISYLSEEWLITEKDVKEIIRLNFYNLLNYIK